The following coding sequences lie in one Gammaproteobacteria bacterium genomic window:
- a CDS encoding class I SAM-dependent methyltransferase translates to MKRFSEACNRNQAPILAVLKEVLPDTGRVLEIGSGTGQHAAYFSRSLPDLAWQPSDLAEALPSIEAWREESGAPNLNPPMVIDLLGNNDTPSRVDAIVCINTAHIVAWTGVERLFSIAANILEPKGVLYFYGPYRYPDHALEPSNVAFDRWLKEQNSVSGIRDYAAVESLAESNGFILGGDRSMPSNNRSIWWVRQTAAQ, encoded by the coding sequence ATGAAACGCTTTTCAGAGGCCTGTAACCGTAACCAGGCTCCGATCCTGGCGGTACTCAAAGAAGTCCTGCCGGACACAGGCAGGGTTCTTGAAATTGGCAGTGGGACGGGCCAGCACGCCGCATACTTTAGTCGTTCTTTACCGGATCTTGCCTGGCAGCCGAGTGATCTTGCTGAGGCCCTGCCCAGTATCGAAGCCTGGCGCGAGGAATCCGGTGCGCCAAATCTGAATCCCCCCATGGTGATCGACCTGCTGGGCAACAACGACACCCCGAGTAGAGTCGATGCCATCGTGTGTATCAATACTGCCCACATCGTGGCTTGGACAGGTGTTGAACGTCTGTTCAGCATCGCCGCTAACATCCTCGAACCTAAGGGTGTATTGTACTTTTACGGGCCATACCGTTATCCCGACCACGCGCTTGAACCCAGCAATGTAGCGTTTGACCGCTGGTTGAAAGAACAAAATTCCGTGAGCGGGATCAGGGATTATGCAGCTGTCGAGTCGCTGGCCGAGTCCAACGGTTTTATTCTGGGCGGTGATAGATCGATGCCGTCCAACAATCGGTCGATCTGGTGGGTTCGCCAGACAGCGGCGCAATGA